A window of the Enterobacteriaceae bacterium 4M9 genome harbors these coding sequences:
- a CDS encoding YfcL family protein, with protein sequence MIAEFEARILALIDDMVEHASDDELFASGYLRGHLTLAVAELESGEDHSSDAVYATVTRSLENAIHAGELSPRDQALVLGMWDNLFQQAKVA encoded by the coding sequence ATGATCGCGGAATTTGAAGCACGCATTCTGGCGTTAATTGACGACATGGTGGAGCACGCCAGCGATGATGAACTTTTTGCCAGCGGTTATCTGCGCGGACACCTGACGCTGGCGGTGGCTGAACTGGAAAGTGGTGAAGACCACTCATCAGACGCGGTTTATGCCACCGTGACCCGCAGCCTGGAAAACGCTATACACGCCGGAGAGTTGTCTCCGCGCGACCAGGCGCTGGTGCTGGGTATGTGGGACAACCTGTTTCAGCAGGCAAAAGTAGCCTGA
- a CDS encoding DUF2946 domain-containing protein, which translates to MLFVAPVISRTLAHHAACQPEHTTATMDMSAMHHDMEMTAHCEENSRLKHSMMPAPSMSPMEEIACGYCQLLINLPFVLFIFAALLWLLLRIVHQSPVIALNCSPVYRTWPPQRARAPPAVALL; encoded by the coding sequence ATGCTGTTTGTCGCGCCAGTCATCTCCAGAACGCTTGCTCACCACGCCGCCTGTCAGCCTGAACACACCACAGCAACGATGGACATGTCAGCCATGCATCACGACATGGAAATGACCGCGCATTGTGAAGAAAACTCGCGTCTGAAACACAGCATGATGCCTGCGCCTTCCATGTCGCCCATGGAGGAGATTGCCTGTGGCTATTGCCAGTTGCTGATTAACCTGCCGTTTGTTCTGTTTATTTTTGCAGCCCTGCTCTGGCTCCTGCTGCGTATTGTTCACCAAAGCCCCGTCATTGCGCTTAACTGCTCACCGGTTTATCGCACCTGGCCGCCGCAACGCGCCCGTGCTCCCCCTGCCGTCGCTCTGCTCTGA
- a CDS encoding elongation factor P hydroxylase encodes MSMTHHYQQLIDIFDDCFAGEFNTRLIKGDDEPIYLPADETTSYHRIVFAHGFYASALHEISHWCIAGKARREQVDFGYWYCPDGRDAQTQSQFEDVEVKPQAFDWLFCVAAGYPFNVSCDNLEGDVEPDRVVFQRRVHAQVMEYLEKGIPARPARFIEALRHYYHTPPLSAAQFPWPEDL; translated from the coding sequence ATTTCGATGACACACCACTATCAGCAATTAATCGACATCTTTGACGACTGCTTCGCGGGCGAATTTAATACTCGTCTGATTAAAGGCGACGACGAGCCCATTTATCTTCCGGCAGATGAAACCACGTCTTACCACCGTATTGTGTTCGCCCACGGTTTTTACGCCAGCGCTCTGCACGAAATCTCGCACTGGTGTATCGCCGGTAAAGCGCGGCGCGAGCAGGTGGATTTTGGCTACTGGTACTGCCCGGACGGGCGTGATGCACAGACCCAGAGCCAGTTTGAAGACGTCGAGGTGAAACCGCAGGCGTTTGACTGGCTGTTCTGCGTAGCGGCGGGCTACCCGTTCAACGTGAGCTGCGACAACCTGGAAGGCGATGTAGAGCCAGACCGGGTGGTGTTCCAGCGCCGGGTACACGCACAGGTTATGGAATATCTGGAAAAGGGCATTCCGGCACGTCCGGCGCGCTTTATTGAGGCACTGCGTCACTATTACCACACGCCGCCGCTGTCGGCGGCACAGTTCCCGTGGCCGGAAGACCTTTGA
- the fadJ gene encoding fatty acid oxidation complex subunit alpha FadJ yields METTPVFNLALRPDNVAVITIDVPGEKMNTLKAEFGTEVSAIVRQLRENHMLEGVVIISGKPDNFIAGADINMIAGCKSAAEAQALARQGQQIMAEIAGLPVPVVAAIHGPCLGGGLELALACHRRICSDDDKTRLGLPEVQLGLLPGSGGTQRLPRLVGVTVALEMMLTGKQLRARQALKAGLVDDVVPHSILLESAVELAKKRDVPAHKLALRERLLAGPLARTLLFSTVEKKTRQKTQGNYPAPGRIIDTVCTGLAHGSASGYESEARAFGELAMTRESGALRHLFFTSMDIKKDPGSSVSPRELRQIGVLGGGLMGGGIANVTAAKGNLAVRIRDIREEGITHALKYTWDLLSARVRRRHIKASERDRVLSRISGTTDYSGFQHRDVVIEAVFEDLALKQQMVAEVEKNAAPHTIFASNTSSLPIHDIAAQAQRPEQVIGLHFFSPVDKMPLVEVIPHAGTSEETISTVVSLAKRQGKTPIVVADKAGFYVNRILAPYINEALRCLAEGEPIENIDEALVQAGFPVGPIQLLDEVGIDVGTKIMPILEQAYGTRFAAPANVSAILNDDRKGRKNGRGFYLYPAKGRKNSKKADPAVYTLLGVTPVARQPQQDIARRCMMMMLNEAARCLDEGVVRSPRDGDIGAVFGIGFPPFLGGPFYYMDTLGAKRMVEELEQLAAGYGERFAPCEALRRMAHSGARWWSTEPAEATEVV; encoded by the coding sequence ATGGAAACGACACCGGTATTTAACCTGGCGCTGCGTCCGGACAATGTGGCCGTGATCACTATCGACGTCCCTGGCGAAAAAATGAATACGCTCAAGGCGGAATTTGGCACTGAAGTGAGCGCCATTGTACGCCAGTTGCGTGAAAACCATATGCTGGAGGGCGTGGTGATTATTTCCGGCAAGCCGGATAACTTTATCGCTGGTGCTGACATCAACATGATTGCGGGCTGTAAAAGTGCAGCTGAAGCGCAGGCGCTGGCGCGCCAGGGGCAGCAAATCATGGCTGAAATTGCCGGGTTGCCGGTGCCTGTTGTGGCAGCGATTCACGGCCCTTGCCTCGGCGGGGGGCTGGAGCTGGCGTTGGCCTGCCATCGCCGCATTTGCAGCGATGACGACAAAACCCGCCTCGGCCTGCCAGAGGTACAGCTGGGTCTGCTGCCCGGTTCCGGCGGCACGCAGCGCCTGCCACGCCTGGTTGGCGTGACGGTGGCGCTGGAGATGATGCTAACCGGTAAACAGTTGCGTGCGCGCCAGGCGCTGAAGGCAGGGCTGGTGGATGACGTTGTACCACATTCAATTTTGCTGGAAAGCGCGGTCGAGCTTGCGAAAAAGCGCGATGTGCCTGCACACAAGCTGGCGCTGCGCGAGCGCTTACTGGCAGGTCCACTCGCTCGTACATTGCTGTTTAGCACCGTCGAAAAAAAGACGCGTCAGAAAACGCAGGGTAACTATCCCGCACCAGGGCGCATTATCGACACGGTGTGCACCGGGCTTGCCCACGGCAGCGCCAGCGGCTATGAGTCCGAAGCGCGCGCTTTTGGCGAACTGGCAATGACCCGCGAGTCAGGCGCGCTGCGCCATCTTTTCTTTACCAGTATGGACATCAAAAAAGACCCGGGAAGCAGCGTGTCGCCCCGTGAATTGCGCCAGATAGGTGTGCTCGGCGGTGGGCTGATGGGCGGCGGCATCGCCAACGTGACGGCAGCGAAGGGCAATCTGGCGGTGCGCATTCGCGATATCCGCGAAGAAGGGATTACTCACGCGCTGAAATACACCTGGGATCTACTCAGCGCGCGCGTGCGCCGTCGCCATATTAAGGCAAGCGAGCGCGACCGCGTGCTTTCACGTATCTCCGGCACTACGGATTACAGTGGTTTTCAGCACCGAGACGTGGTGATTGAAGCGGTGTTTGAGGACCTGGCGCTCAAGCAGCAGATGGTGGCCGAAGTCGAGAAGAATGCGGCACCACACACCATTTTTGCGTCTAACACCTCGTCGTTGCCCATTCATGACATTGCCGCTCAGGCACAGCGTCCGGAGCAGGTCATTGGGCTGCATTTTTTCAGCCCGGTCGACAAAATGCCGTTGGTAGAAGTGATTCCCCATGCGGGAACCAGTGAAGAAACCATCTCTACGGTGGTGAGCCTGGCAAAACGTCAGGGCAAAACACCGATTGTGGTGGCCGATAAAGCGGGCTTTTACGTAAACCGCATTCTGGCGCCATATATCAATGAAGCGCTGCGCTGTCTGGCTGAAGGCGAGCCGATTGAGAACATTGATGAAGCGCTGGTGCAGGCAGGGTTTCCGGTAGGGCCGATTCAGCTGCTCGACGAAGTGGGTATCGACGTGGGCACCAAAATCATGCCGATTCTTGAGCAGGCTTACGGCACGCGTTTCGCTGCGCCTGCAAACGTTTCAGCAATTTTGAATGACGATCGCAAAGGACGAAAAAACGGCCGTGGCTTCTATCTCTATCCGGCCAAAGGGCGTAAAAACAGTAAAAAGGCCGATCCGGCGGTGTATACCTTGTTAGGCGTTACGCCAGTGGCGCGCCAGCCGCAGCAGGATATTGCCCGGCGCTGTATGATGATGATGCTCAACGAAGCCGCGCGTTGTCTGGATGAAGGCGTGGTGCGCAGCCCACGCGACGGTGATATCGGCGCGGTGTTTGGCATTGGGTTTCCACCGTTTCTGGGTGGGCCGTTTTATTACATGGACACGCTTGGCGCTAAACGTATGGTTGAGGAGCTTGAGCAGCTTGCGGCGGGCTACGGGGAGCGGTTCGCACCCTGTGAGGCGCTGCGGCGTATGGCCCATAGCGGCGCACGCTGGTGGAGCACTGAACCCGCCGAAGCAACGGAGGTGGTATAG
- the prmB gene encoding 50S ribosomal protein L3 N(5)-glutamine methyltransferase, whose amino-acid sequence MDKIFVDEAVSELHTIQDMLRWAVSRFSAAGIWYGHGTDNPWDEAVQLVLPSLYLPLDIPEDMRTSRLTSSERHRIVERVIRRVNERIPVAYLTNKAWFCGHEFYVDERVLVPRSPIGELINSRFAGLIGHEPQHILDMCTGSGCIAIACAYAFPEAEVDAVDISVDALAVTERNIEEHGMLHNVTPIRSDLFRDLPKVQYDIIVTNPPYVDAEDMDDLPGEYQHEPELGLAAGTDGLKLARRIIACAPDYLSDDGVLICEVGNSMVHLIEQYPEVEFTWLEFDNGGDGVFMLTKAQLIAAREQFRIYRD is encoded by the coding sequence GTGGACAAAATTTTCGTCGATGAGGCAGTCAGCGAGCTGCACACCATTCAGGATATGCTGCGCTGGGCCGTCAGTCGCTTTAGCGCCGCGGGTATCTGGTACGGCCACGGCACCGACAACCCGTGGGACGAAGCTGTTCAGTTGGTTCTGCCTTCGCTCTACCTGCCGCTGGATATCCCTGAGGATATGCGCACCTCGCGCCTGACCTCCAGCGAGCGCCACCGCATCGTTGAGCGCGTGATTCGTCGCGTCAACGAGCGCATTCCGGTCGCTTACCTCACCAATAAAGCCTGGTTCTGCGGTCACGAATTCTACGTTGATGAGCGCGTGCTGGTGCCACGCTCGCCGATTGGTGAGCTGATTAACAGCCGCTTTGCGGGCCTGATTGGCCATGAGCCGCAGCACATTCTTGATATGTGCACAGGCAGCGGCTGCATCGCCATTGCCTGTGCCTACGCCTTCCCTGAGGCCGAAGTGGACGCGGTAGATATTTCCGTCGATGCGCTGGCGGTCACTGAGCGTAATATCGAAGAGCACGGCATGCTGCACAACGTGACACCGATTCGCAGCGACCTGTTCCGCGACCTGCCGAAAGTGCAGTATGACATTATCGTCACCAACCCGCCGTATGTGGACGCTGAAGACATGGACGACCTGCCGGGTGAATACCAGCATGAGCCGGAGTTAGGGCTGGCGGCAGGGACCGATGGCCTGAAGCTGGCGCGCCGCATTATTGCCTGTGCGCCAGACTACCTGAGCGACGACGGCGTGCTGATTTGCGAAGTGGGCAACAGCATGGTGCACCTGATTGAGCAGTATCCTGAGGTGGAGTTCACCTGGCTTGAGTTTGATAACGGCGGCGACGGGGTCTTTATGCTGACCAAAGCCCAGCTTATCGCCGCGCGTGAGCAGTTCAGAATTTATCGTGACTAA
- the sixA gene encoding phosphohistidine phosphatase SixA translates to MQVFIMRHGDAALDAASDSVRPLTPSGCDESRLMANWLQNQKVSIERVLVSPYLRARQTLETVRGVLTLPATEEVLSELTPGGDINLVGDYLVALAAEGIESVLVISHLPLVGYLVAELCPSETAPMFTTSAIACVTLDATTGQGVFNWQMSPCNLKMAKAI, encoded by the coding sequence ATGCAAGTTTTTATCATGCGTCACGGCGACGCAGCCCTCGATGCCGCCAGTGATTCTGTCCGTCCGCTCACGCCGAGCGGTTGTGATGAGTCCCGCCTGATGGCGAACTGGTTGCAGAATCAGAAGGTGAGTATCGAACGTGTTCTGGTGAGCCCTTACCTGCGAGCCAGACAGACTCTGGAAACAGTGCGCGGCGTATTAACGCTTCCGGCGACGGAAGAAGTCCTGTCCGAGCTTACACCTGGCGGTGACATTAATCTCGTCGGTGATTACCTTGTCGCGCTGGCCGCTGAAGGCATAGAGTCCGTGCTGGTGATTTCCCATCTGCCGCTCGTCGGCTACCTGGTGGCGGAACTGTGCCCCAGTGAAACTGCACCGATGTTCACCACCTCTGCCATTGCCTGCGTAACGCTGGATGCAACAACCGGGCAGGGCGTGTTTAACTGGCAGATGAGCCCCTGTAATCTGAAGATGGCAAAGGCTATCTGA
- a CDS encoding TSUP family transporter: protein MDWFMVSPLLLVVLFFVAMLAGFIDALAGGGGLLTVPALMAAGMSPAQALATNKLQACGGSVSASLYFIRRKVVSLSDQKLNIAMTFIGSTAGALLVQHVKADILRQILPLLVIGIGLYFLLMPRLGEEDRQRRLYGLPFALIAGGCVGFYDGFFGPGAGSFYALAFVTLCGYNLAKSTAHAKVLNATSNLGGLLLFIIGGKVVWGTGFVMMAGQFLGARIGSRLVLSKGQRLIRPMIVIVSAVMSAKLLFDSHGQAFLHWLGIA from the coding sequence ATGGATTGGTTTATGGTTTCACCGCTGCTGCTGGTGGTGCTGTTTTTCGTGGCGATGCTGGCCGGGTTTATCGATGCGCTGGCGGGCGGCGGTGGTTTACTGACGGTGCCTGCGCTAATGGCGGCAGGCATGTCGCCTGCCCAGGCGCTGGCGACCAATAAGCTTCAGGCCTGCGGCGGCTCGGTATCCGCAAGCCTGTACTTTATCCGCCGCAAAGTCGTCAGCCTTAGCGACCAGAAGCTCAATATCGCGATGACGTTTATCGGCTCTACCGCCGGTGCGCTGCTGGTGCAGCACGTCAAAGCCGATATTCTGCGCCAGATCCTGCCGCTGCTGGTTATTGGTATCGGCCTCTATTTTCTGCTGATGCCGAGGCTTGGCGAAGAAGACCGTCAGCGTCGCCTGTACGGCCTGCCGTTTGCGCTGATTGCCGGTGGCTGTGTCGGTTTTTACGACGGTTTTTTTGGTCCCGGCGCGGGCTCTTTTTATGCCCTGGCGTTTGTGACGCTGTGCGGCTATAACCTGGCGAAATCAACGGCACATGCCAAAGTGTTGAACGCCACGTCAAATCTGGGCGGCCTGCTGCTGTTTATTATCGGCGGCAAGGTGGTCTGGGGCACCGGCTTTGTCATGATGGCCGGGCAATTTCTTGGGGCGCGTATCGGTTCGCGACTGGTGCTCAGCAAAGGCCAGCGCTTAATTCGCCCGATGATCGTCATTGTTTCGGCGGTGATGAGCGCTAAACTGTTATTTGACAGCCATGGACAGGCTTTCCTCCACTGGCTGGGGATTGCATAA
- the mepA gene encoding penicillin-insensitive murein endopeptidase gives MKKSLIALLALLASSAAMAATPWQKITHPIPGSPQSIGGFSNGCIVGAQPLPLNSEDYQVMRTDQRRYFGHPDLLTFIQKLSREAHQAGLGTLLIGDLGMAAGGRFNSGHASHQTGLDVDIFLQLPQNRWSAAQLARPQALDLVAVDGKRVLDRHWQPQIGELIKMAAKDDEVTRIFVNPAIKLKLCETAGQTDRAWLRKVRPWFAHRAHMHVRLRCPAGSLECEEQAAPPVGDGCGYELQSWFEPAKPGSTPVKKTPPPLPPSCQALLDNHLL, from the coding sequence ATGAAAAAATCGCTGATTGCTTTACTTGCGCTGCTGGCCAGCAGCGCGGCTATGGCTGCCACGCCGTGGCAGAAAATCACCCATCCGATTCCCGGTAGCCCACAGTCCATTGGCGGGTTCTCCAACGGCTGTATCGTTGGCGCACAGCCGCTGCCGCTCAATTCCGAAGACTACCAGGTGATGCGTACCGACCAGCGTCGTTACTTCGGCCATCCGGACCTGTTGACCTTCATCCAGAAACTCAGCCGTGAGGCACATCAGGCCGGGCTTGGCACGCTGCTAATTGGCGATCTGGGTATGGCGGCAGGCGGGCGCTTTAACAGCGGGCATGCCAGCCACCAGACCGGACTGGATGTGGATATCTTCCTGCAACTGCCGCAAAACCGCTGGAGCGCCGCACAACTGGCACGCCCGCAGGCCCTGGACCTGGTGGCGGTTGACGGCAAGCGTGTGCTGGACAGGCACTGGCAGCCACAGATTGGTGAACTCATCAAAATGGCGGCGAAGGACGATGAGGTGACCCGTATTTTCGTTAACCCGGCTATCAAACTGAAGCTGTGTGAAACCGCAGGGCAGACCGATCGTGCGTGGTTGCGCAAGGTGCGCCCGTGGTTTGCCCATCGCGCCCATATGCATGTGCGTTTGCGTTGTCCGGCAGGCAGCCTGGAATGCGAAGAACAGGCCGCTCCACCGGTCGGTGACGGCTGCGGTTACGAATTGCAAAGCTGGTTTGAACCGGCAAAACCGGGTAGCACGCCTGTGAAGAAGACGCCGCCTCCGTTGCCGCCTTCCTGTCAGGCTTTACTGGATAACCACCTTCTCTGA
- the aroC gene encoding chorismate synthase, with translation MAGNSIGQLFKVTTFGESHGPALGCIVDGVPPGIPLTEADLQHDLDRRRPGTSRYTTQRREPDQVKILSGVFEGVTTGTSIGLLIENTDQRSQDYSAIKDLFRPGHADYTYEQKYGLRDYRGGGRSSARETAMRVAAGAIAKKYLAQKHGIAVRACLTQMGDIPLEIQDWAQVEQNPFFCPEPGKIEALDELMRALKKEGDSIGAKVTVVADHVPPGLGEPVFDRLDADIAHALMSINAVKGVEIGDGFSTVALRGSQNRDEITKAGFQSNHAGGVLGGISSGQQIVASIALKPTSSITVPGCTITRDGEEVEMITRGRHDPCVGIRAVPIAEAMMAIVLMDHLLRQRGQNGDVVTTIPRW, from the coding sequence ATGGCAGGGAACAGTATTGGACAACTCTTCAAAGTAACGACATTTGGTGAATCCCATGGCCCGGCACTGGGCTGTATTGTGGACGGTGTGCCGCCGGGCATCCCGCTTACCGAAGCAGACTTACAGCACGACCTCGACCGCCGCCGTCCCGGTACTTCACGCTATACCACCCAGCGCCGCGAGCCAGACCAGGTCAAAATCCTCTCTGGAGTCTTTGAAGGCGTCACCACCGGCACCAGCATTGGCCTGCTGATTGAAAACACCGATCAGCGCTCACAGGACTACAGCGCCATTAAAGACCTGTTCCGTCCGGGACATGCCGATTACACCTACGAGCAAAAGTACGGCCTGCGCGATTATCGCGGCGGCGGGCGTTCTTCTGCGCGTGAAACGGCCATGCGTGTGGCTGCAGGCGCCATCGCGAAAAAATATCTGGCTCAGAAGCACGGCATTGCCGTGCGTGCATGCCTGACGCAGATGGGTGATATCCCGCTGGAAATCCAGGACTGGGCGCAGGTGGAACAAAACCCGTTCTTCTGCCCGGAGCCGGGCAAAATTGAAGCACTGGACGAGCTGATGCGCGCGCTGAAAAAAGAGGGCGACTCTATCGGCGCGAAAGTGACCGTGGTTGCCGACCATGTGCCACCAGGTCTGGGTGAACCGGTATTCGACCGTCTGGATGCTGACATTGCGCATGCACTGATGAGCATTAACGCCGTTAAAGGCGTGGAAATTGGCGATGGTTTTAGCACCGTTGCGCTGCGCGGCAGCCAGAACCGTGATGAAATTACCAAAGCGGGTTTTCAGAGTAACCATGCAGGCGGCGTGTTAGGCGGCATCAGCAGCGGCCAGCAGATTGTCGCGAGCATCGCGCTTAAGCCCACGTCCAGCATTACCGTTCCGGGGTGCACCATCACACGCGACGGCGAGGAAGTGGAAATGATAACCCGCGGGCGTCACGATCCGTGCGTGGGCATTCGTGCAGTACCCATTGCCGAAGCCATGATGGCGATTGTGCTGATGGACCATCTGCTGCGCCAGCGCGGCCAGAATGGCGACGTTGTGACGACCATTCCACGCTGGTGA
- the smrB gene encoding endonuclease SmrB, with translation MKKKSSLSPEDKALFRGLMNGARKLTQDTVVHRPARKKPGVVPQKRLISEQIDASHYFSDEFQPLLSTEGPSRYVRQDVSPFELKKLRRGDYSPELFLDLHGLTQLQAKQELGALIAACRREHIWCACVMHGHGKHVLKQQTPLWLAQHPHIMAFHQAPKEYGGDAALLILIETEEWQPPELP, from the coding sequence ATGAAGAAGAAATCTTCACTCAGCCCTGAGGATAAGGCGCTGTTTCGCGGGTTGATGAATGGCGCCCGCAAGCTGACTCAGGACACGGTCGTCCATCGTCCTGCGCGTAAAAAGCCCGGTGTAGTGCCGCAAAAGCGGCTCATTAGCGAGCAAATTGACGCCAGCCACTATTTTTCAGACGAGTTTCAGCCGCTACTTTCAACCGAGGGTCCGTCACGCTATGTGCGCCAGGATGTCAGCCCGTTTGAACTGAAAAAACTGCGTCGCGGCGATTATTCCCCGGAGCTGTTTCTGGATTTGCATGGACTGACACAGCTACAGGCCAAGCAGGAACTGGGCGCGCTGATTGCAGCCTGCCGCCGCGAGCATATCTGGTGTGCCTGCGTGATGCACGGCCACGGTAAGCACGTTCTCAAGCAGCAGACACCGCTGTGGCTGGCGCAGCACCCGCACATCATGGCGTTTCACCAGGCACCGAAAGAATACGGCGGCGATGCAGCCTTGTTGATATTGATTGAAACCGAAGAGTGGCAGCCGCCGGAACTGCCCTGA
- a CDS encoding TonB-dependent copper receptor, whose protein sequence is MNTHYFVRTPLAALILVALHTSTVFAEDPHDSMHMPDESVMIVTAPATSPLEVVTSPKTPRQPVPASDGSDYLKTIPGFSQVRNGGTNGDPVFRGMFGSRLRILTNNGEMQGACPARMDAPSSYISPESFDVLTLIKGPETVLWGPGNSAGTLRFDREPPRFDKPGIQGTASLLAASRQRWDENADISLGNEKGYLRLTGNKSRADDYKDGKGNSVASKWDKWSGDVALGWTPDDDTLLELTAGKSDGEARYAGRSMDGSQFKRESLGARVEKANIGDVFNKFEANVYYNYADHVMDNYSLRSPGSAMPGAMGNAMSSAMSMPMAMELDRRTVGGRMMGTWTVADVELRSGADTQLSTHRGKQGSSWMKDARFRDYGVFSELTWNMTGQSKIVSGARLDRVEVDNFRAQRASERTDTLPAGFIRFEHDLAELPVMFYAGIGYTERFPDYWELFSPTYGSDGTTDAFSQVKTEKTTQLDIGAQYNGKRLNGWVSAYIGRVNDFILFRYNPTNTAVSQVDNVNATIMGGEAGVGYQLTESLKTDASLAWSWGKNTDNQQPLPQIPPLEARLGLTWEQGDWSSTGLLRLVSHQQRVALNEGNVVGKDFDNSAGFAVFSANAAYRVNESVKVSAGVDNLFNKTYSEHLNLAGNSSFGYSANTPVNEPGRTFWGKINVTF, encoded by the coding sequence ATGAACACACACTATTTTGTACGTACACCGCTTGCAGCGCTCATCCTGGTCGCGCTACATACCAGCACCGTTTTTGCTGAGGATCCCCACGACAGCATGCACATGCCGGATGAGTCCGTGATGATTGTCACTGCACCGGCCACCTCGCCACTGGAGGTGGTCACCTCTCCTAAAACCCCCCGTCAACCCGTCCCGGCGAGCGACGGCTCAGATTACCTCAAGACCATCCCCGGCTTTTCACAGGTACGCAATGGCGGCACCAATGGCGATCCGGTTTTCCGCGGCATGTTCGGCTCGCGTCTGCGCATTCTGACCAATAATGGCGAGATGCAGGGTGCCTGTCCGGCGCGCATGGATGCCCCAAGCTCCTATATCTCACCAGAAAGTTTTGATGTACTGACGCTGATAAAAGGACCAGAAACTGTACTCTGGGGACCAGGTAACTCCGCCGGAACCCTGCGTTTTGACCGCGAGCCACCCCGCTTTGATAAACCGGGTATTCAGGGCACAGCCAGCCTGCTTGCAGCCTCCAGGCAGCGCTGGGATGAAAATGCCGATATCAGTCTGGGTAACGAAAAAGGCTATTTACGCCTGACCGGGAATAAATCACGTGCCGATGATTACAAAGACGGCAAAGGGAACAGCGTGGCATCAAAGTGGGATAAGTGGAGCGGTGATGTGGCGCTGGGCTGGACGCCCGATGACGATACGCTACTGGAGTTAACCGCCGGAAAAAGCGACGGTGAAGCGCGCTATGCCGGGCGCAGCATGGACGGCTCACAGTTCAAGCGTGAAAGCCTGGGTGCCCGCGTTGAGAAAGCTAACATTGGCGATGTGTTCAATAAGTTCGAGGCCAACGTCTATTACAACTACGCCGACCACGTGATGGACAACTATTCGCTGCGCTCGCCAGGCAGTGCTATGCCAGGTGCGATGGGCAACGCCATGTCCTCAGCCATGAGCATGCCAATGGCGATGGAACTCGACAGGCGTACCGTGGGCGGGCGTATGATGGGCACCTGGACCGTCGCTGACGTTGAACTGCGAAGCGGTGCCGACACCCAACTCAGCACCCACCGCGGCAAACAAGGCAGCAGTTGGATGAAGGATGCCCGCTTTCGGGATTACGGCGTTTTCAGCGAACTGACCTGGAATATGACCGGGCAAAGCAAAATCGTCAGCGGCGCGCGCCTCGACCGGGTGGAAGTGGATAATTTTCGCGCACAGCGTGCTTCAGAACGTACCGATACACTGCCCGCCGGGTTTATCCGCTTTGAGCACGATCTTGCCGAGCTTCCGGTCATGTTTTATGCCGGAATCGGCTATACCGAACGTTTCCCGGACTACTGGGAACTGTTCTCACCCACTTACGGGTCGGACGGCACAACGGATGCGTTTAGTCAGGTCAAAACGGAAAAAACCACACAGCTGGATATCGGTGCGCAATACAACGGCAAGCGGCTTAACGGCTGGGTGTCGGCCTACATCGGACGGGTGAATGACTTCATTTTATTTCGCTACAACCCCACCAACACGGCAGTCAGTCAGGTGGATAACGTCAATGCCACCATTATGGGCGGCGAAGCTGGCGTGGGTTATCAGCTCACTGAGAGCCTGAAAACGGATGCCAGCCTTGCCTGGTCCTGGGGCAAAAATACCGATAACCAGCAACCATTACCACAGATCCCGCCGCTGGAAGCACGACTGGGCCTGACTTGGGAACAAGGTGACTGGAGCAGCACCGGGTTGCTGCGCCTGGTCAGCCATCAGCAGCGCGTTGCCCTCAATGAAGGCAATGTGGTGGGCAAAGACTTCGACAACAGCGCCGGTTTTGCCGTGTTTTCCGCTAATGCCGCTTATCGGGTGAATGAGTCAGTGAAGGTGAGCGCCGGGGTCGATAACCTGTTTAACAAGACCTACAGCGAACATCTGAACCTGGCGGGTAACAGCAGCTTTGGTTACTCCGCGAATACGCCGGTTAACGAGCCGGGCAGAACGTTCTGGGGGAAAATTAACGTCACCTTCTGA